The following coding sequences are from one Lolium rigidum isolate FL_2022 chromosome 6, APGP_CSIRO_Lrig_0.1, whole genome shotgun sequence window:
- the LOC124659707 gene encoding probable receptor-like protein kinase At1g11050, with translation MAIVAGLIRLLLVAVPILHAAAGSGNPKAACPLDLGYVRTFPWDRAPCAPPVANVTTCCTTLLSVLGIGIAARLRATGRFRLPSATASAACIRAFSDELASPPLSLPPTLAPTCFPVPSQFAISPSFCAGVTTASQYVAVVGDATVGDLNSSCGSDLAAMSLCSSCLAAGIRASARLTAAAGNSSDSLNCFYLTVIYAAGVSNTAGPASPATAACAFGLALSTTHPTSSTTPSSSNHTNIVVATVVPIASVLLIALLVALLVWTKRHDGAIKTGRGLSVERRPSRQRPNTGSVLFEIGELAKATGGFAERNIIGRGGFGVVYRGVLADGSVVAVKKMLDPDVDGGDDEFANEVEIISHFRHRNLVPLRGCCITGAEDADDHGSKQMLLVYDYMPNGSLDSYIFDGAAMPWARRRSVIMDVARGLEYMHYGVKPGIYHRDIKATNILLDEDMRARLADFGLARRSREGQSHLTTRVAGTHGYLSPEYALYGQLTEKSDVYSFGVVVLEVMSGRRALDLADPSGMVLVTDWAWALVRAGRAREVLAEALLREREGMSVVDMERFVLVGILCAHVTVACRPTMPEALRMLEGDLDVPELPDRPQPYGQRIPFDEADGNFSASSVLSGPFVDFGDMLR, from the coding sequence ATGGCGATCGTCGCGGGGCTTATCcgactcctcctcgtcgccgtaccGATCCTGCACGCCGCGGCAGGGAGCGGTAACCCAAAGGCGGCATGCCCGCTGGACCTGGGTTACGTGCGGACGTTCCCGTGGGACCGCGCGCCGTGCGCGCCGCCGGTGGCCAACGTCACTACCTGCTGCACGACGCTCCTCTCCGTGCTGGGCATCGGCATCGCCGCGCGCCTCCGTGCCACCGGCCGCTTCCGCCTCCCGTCCGCGACGGCCTCCGCAGCCTGCATCCGCGCcttctccgacgagctcgcctcGCCGCCGCTCTCGCTCCCGCCAACGCTCGCGCCAACCTGCTTCCCGGTCCCATCCCAGTTCGCCATATCCCCGTCTTTCTGCGCCGGCGTCACCACCGCTTCACAGTATGTCGCCGTCGTAGGCGACGCGACTGTCGGGGACCTTAACTCCTCCTGCGGCTCCGACCTCGCCGCGATGTCCCTCTGCTCCAGCTGCCTCGCCGCCGGCATCCGCGCCTCGGCTCGACTCACCGCCGCGGCCGGAAACAGCTCCGACTCCCTCAATTGCTTCTACCTCACCGTAATCTACGCCGCCGGCGTCTCCAACACTGCCGGGCCTGCCTCCCCTGCCACCGCCGCGTGCGCCTTCGGCCTCGCTCTCTCCACTACACACCCCACATCTTCCACTACCCCCAGCTCTAGTAACCACACCAACATCGTGGTAGCAACAGTTGTCCCGATCGCTTCCGTCCTCCTCATCGCGCTCCTCGTCGCGCTACTTGTTTGGACGAAGCGGCATGACGGCGCCATCAAGACCGGCCGTGGCTTGTCCGTGGAGCGGCGGCCGTCGCGCCAGCGACCCAACACCGGCTCGGTGCTGTTCGAGATCGGTGAGCTGGCGAAGGCAACTGGCGGGTTCGCGGAGCGGAACATCATCGGCCGCGGCGGGTTCGGCGTCGTGTACCGCGGCGTGCTCGCGGACGGGTCGGTGGTCGCCGTCAAGAAGATGCTCGACCCGGACgtggacggcggcgacgacgagtttGCAAACGAGGTGGAGATCATCAGCCACTTCCGTCACCGGAACCTGGTGCCGCTGCGCGGCTGCTGCATCACCGGCGCCGAGGACGCGGACGACCATGGCAGCAAGCAGATGCTCCTCGTGTACGACTACATGCCCAACGGCTCGCTCGATAGCTACATCTTCGACGGGGCGGCGATGCCgtgggcgcggcggcggagcGTGATCATGGACGTGGCGAGAGGGCTGGAGTACATGCACTACGGCGTCAAGCCGGGGATCTACCACCGGGACATCAAGGCGACCAACATACTGCTGGACGAGGACATGCGGGCGCGCCTGGCGGACTTTGGGCTGGCGCGGCGGAGCCGGGAAGGGCAGTCGCACCTGACGACGCGCGTGGCCGGCACGCACGGCTACCTGTCGCCGGAGTACGCGCTGTACGGGCAGCTCACCGAGAAGAGCGACGTGTACAGCTTcggcgtggtggtgctggaggtGATGAGCGGCCGGCGCGCGCTGGACCTCGCGGACCCGTCCGGGATGGTGCTGGTCACCGACTGGGCGTGGGCGCTCGTCAGGGCCGGGCGCGCCAGGGAGGTGCTCGCCGAGGCGCTGCTGCGCGAGCGCGAGGGGATGAGCGTGGTGGACATGGAGAGGTTCGTGCTCGTGGGGATCCTGTGCGCGCACGTCACGGTGGCGTGCCGCCCCACCATGCCGGAGGCGCTGAGGATGCTGGAGGGGGACTTGGACGTGCCGGAGTTGCCGGACCGGCCTCAGCCATACGGGCAGAGGATCCCGTTCGACGAAGCTGACGGCAACTTCAGTGCATCTTCGGTGCTGAGTGGTCCATTCGTCGACTTTGGCGACATGCTCAGGTGA